A section of the Streptomyces sp. NBC_01591 genome encodes:
- a CDS encoding helicase associated domain-containing protein, translating into MPARELLKFSTPRDPALLAQFVKLRVIEPENTFWRRGIQACVRYVKETGAAQLRVPYDYITPDTWVPAGFPLGTWLADQRKTHKAGCLDAGRVKQLDGLGMVWSHQDVAFEEGLTAARAWATAHGHLLPPTTAAWDGYPVGTWVKNQRYAARAADQNAQRRQAGLPVENSAGALTEARRAALEEIDPGWCPVWDTGWQRCFRLIQNLLQNGGALPVAVGKVIVQGEDLGRWVTAQRLGWEQLLPAQQWLLENVLGIEPAEEAERPVKRTQDDMWALNLRAAQQFHGREGHLRVPRKHVEYLEGVAEGTAGPSGHQAGADGVVVVKLGTWLDNVRKRATKLTEQRRADLDALGMRW; encoded by the coding sequence GTGCCCGCGCGGGAGCTGCTGAAGTTCAGCACACCCAGGGATCCGGCACTGCTGGCCCAGTTCGTGAAGCTGCGGGTCATCGAACCCGAGAACACGTTTTGGCGGCGCGGTATCCAGGCGTGCGTACGGTACGTGAAGGAGACCGGGGCAGCGCAGTTGCGGGTGCCGTACGACTACATCACCCCCGATACCTGGGTGCCGGCCGGGTTCCCGCTGGGGACCTGGCTCGCCGACCAGCGGAAAACCCACAAGGCAGGGTGCCTGGATGCGGGGCGGGTGAAACAGCTCGACGGGCTGGGCATGGTGTGGTCCCACCAGGACGTCGCGTTCGAAGAAGGCCTCACAGCCGCCCGCGCCTGGGCCACGGCGCACGGACACCTGCTGCCACCCACGACCGCGGCATGGGACGGATACCCGGTCGGGACCTGGGTCAAGAACCAGCGATACGCCGCCCGGGCAGCAGATCAGAACGCGCAACGTCGGCAGGCCGGCCTCCCCGTCGAAAACAGTGCGGGTGCCTTGACCGAAGCGCGGCGAGCAGCGCTGGAAGAGATCGATCCGGGGTGGTGCCCGGTATGGGACACGGGATGGCAACGCTGTTTCCGGCTCATCCAGAACCTCCTCCAGAACGGCGGGGCCCTGCCGGTGGCAGTCGGCAAAGTGATCGTGCAAGGAGAAGACCTCGGAAGGTGGGTCACCGCGCAGCGGCTCGGGTGGGAACAGCTCCTTCCCGCACAGCAGTGGCTGCTGGAGAACGTCCTCGGGATCGAACCCGCCGAGGAAGCAGAACGGCCGGTGAAACGGACGCAGGACGATATGTGGGCCCTCAACCTGCGTGCGGCACAGCAGTTCCATGGCCGTGAGGGGCATCTGAGGGTGCCTCGGAAGCACGTCGAATACCTGGAGGGCGTGGCGGAGGGCACGGCAGGCCCGTCGGGCCATCAGGCAGGCGCTGACGGGGTCGTGGTGGTCAAGCTCGGCACATGGCTCGACAACGTCCGCAAACGCGCCACGAAGCTCACCGAACAACGCCGCGCCGACCTCGACGCGCTTGGCATGCGCTGGTAA
- a CDS encoding ATP-binding protein, whose protein sequence is MITFELYRHQARHEQDSFAATVTRIGCAKSGRLEYGHGLPDLGRAVGRRALKATLAAHPRTLVLDEAQWLSSEQLEYIRYLWDDPYTQLAVIFVGGEGCHATLRKEPMLSSRIFIWQRFTRLTTDEVLETIPLYHPIWADADPKDITYADSRAAHGNFRNWARLTAHTLSALNRTGRPRVDQEVLRWAFSRLGSGT, encoded by the coding sequence ATGATCACCTTCGAACTCTACCGGCACCAGGCCCGGCATGAGCAGGATTCATTCGCGGCAACGGTGACCCGGATCGGGTGCGCAAAGTCGGGGCGGCTTGAATACGGACATGGACTCCCCGATCTGGGCCGCGCTGTCGGCCGCCGAGCGCTCAAGGCAACGCTCGCCGCCCACCCGCGTACCCTCGTCCTGGACGAGGCACAGTGGCTCTCCAGCGAGCAACTTGAGTACATCCGCTACCTCTGGGACGACCCCTACACCCAGCTCGCCGTCATCTTCGTCGGCGGCGAAGGCTGCCACGCCACCCTCCGCAAAGAACCGATGCTGTCCTCCCGCATCTTCATCTGGCAGCGCTTCACCCGCCTCACCACCGACGAAGTCCTCGAGACCATCCCGCTCTACCACCCGATCTGGGCCGACGCCGACCCCAAAGACATCACCTACGCCGACAGCCGCGCCGCCCACGGCAACTTCCGCAACTGGGCCCGCCTCACCGCCCACACCCTCTCCGCCCTGAACCGCACCGGCCGCCCCCGCGTCGACCAAGAAGTCCTCCGCTGGGCCTTCAGCCGCCTCGGATCAGGCACATAG
- a CDS encoding S1 RNA-binding domain-containing protein yields MAPFVYRITPYDPADLDAAAGRDSTFIAYDSRERVAAACMAAVAGFALDAAVEQVTIDNPMAEGFFSFSVLAGRGGHGLSGLFPYDSVGFHDGARVPLTTGLGLLRAMVLREGAWCRLQADNGFFVHVGDRDDIYVGGGRDQENAVSRTRILGLFADRVASSPYDPALDETDASRAADEEFWSEVGALVADRGGVLLEERPSGNAYRWHRLTAAHEVEAVHERLTPRARLAVWPDLTDDVEAIRAAVVRGERLHLLVRQHPGGGFHRACVAEPGMGRADGPNPQITAGPGHRVALVPLERADRHPLLAAVLPDGDGVLRARWRTNRSRAEERRTFLGSLRVGEAVTGVVATGLNDIGVYVHLDDDLGRFLGFLRVPEMSWTRFDSADDIAPIGREVRAEIISIDFAQEQVSLSMKALQPDPWQHYADTHKGGDTVSGTVTKLVPFGAFVQVEEGVEGLVHLTELVDHDVEYPQEVLAVGDQVRVAILDVDRQRRRISLSLKRAQPE; encoded by the coding sequence ATGGCGCCCTTTGTGTACCGCATTACTCCGTACGACCCTGCTGACCTCGACGCGGCGGCCGGCAGAGACAGCACCTTCATCGCGTATGACTCGAGAGAACGCGTCGCTGCTGCCTGCATGGCGGCCGTGGCCGGGTTCGCGCTCGATGCCGCCGTCGAGCAGGTGACGATCGACAATCCCATGGCCGAGGGGTTCTTCTCCTTCTCCGTCCTCGCGGGAAGAGGGGGGCATGGGCTGAGCGGGCTCTTCCCCTATGACAGCGTCGGGTTCCACGACGGCGCGCGCGTCCCGCTCACCACCGGTCTCGGGTTGCTGCGGGCGATGGTGCTGCGCGAGGGCGCCTGGTGCCGGCTGCAGGCGGACAATGGATTCTTCGTCCATGTCGGCGACCGGGACGACATATACGTCGGCGGCGGCCGGGACCAAGAGAACGCCGTGTCCCGCACCCGCATTCTTGGGCTGTTCGCCGACCGGGTCGCGAGCTCACCCTACGACCCGGCCCTCGACGAGACCGACGCCTCGCGGGCCGCCGACGAGGAGTTCTGGTCTGAGGTCGGCGCACTGGTCGCGGACCGCGGCGGGGTCCTGCTGGAGGAGCGTCCGTCCGGCAACGCCTACCGCTGGCACCGCCTGACGGCCGCTCACGAGGTCGAGGCTGTGCATGAGCGTCTGACCCCACGGGCGCGGCTGGCGGTATGGCCGGACCTCACCGACGACGTCGAGGCGATCCGCGCCGCCGTCGTGCGCGGGGAACGCCTTCACCTGCTCGTACGGCAGCATCCGGGCGGGGGGTTCCACAGGGCGTGTGTCGCCGAACCAGGCATGGGACGTGCAGACGGGCCGAATCCCCAGATCACGGCGGGCCCGGGCCACCGCGTTGCGTTGGTTCCGCTGGAACGAGCTGATCGCCATCCTCTTCTCGCGGCAGTGCTGCCCGACGGGGACGGTGTCCTTCGGGCACGCTGGCGCACCAATCGCAGCCGGGCCGAGGAGCGGCGGACGTTCCTTGGCTCGCTGCGAGTGGGCGAGGCTGTCACCGGCGTTGTCGCGACGGGTCTCAATGACATCGGGGTGTACGTGCACCTCGATGACGATCTGGGCCGTTTCCTCGGCTTTCTCCGTGTTCCCGAGATGTCCTGGACCCGTTTCGACTCGGCGGACGACATTGCCCCGATCGGTCGGGAAGTCCGCGCCGAGATCATCAGCATCGACTTCGCGCAGGAGCAAGTGAGCCTGTCCATGAAGGCGCTGCAGCCCGATCCCTGGCAGCACTATGCCGACACCCACAAGGGCGGGGACACGGTCTCGGGGACGGTGACCAAGCTGGTGCCGTTCGGCGCGTTTGTCCAGGTGGAAGAGGGCGTCGAGGGCCTCGTCCACCTTACCGAGTTGGTCGATCACGACGTCGAGTACCCGCAGGAGGTGCTCGCGGTCGGCGACCAGGTCCGTGTCGCCATCCTTGACGTGGACCGCCAGCGTCGCCGCATCAGCCTTTCGCTCAAACGCGCCCAACCGGAATGA
- a CDS encoding ISAs1 family transposase, with the protein MPADASSLIPPALDRLREQSDVGPGEVPGLLERLAQVPDPRDPRGVRHALAVVLTLTACAVLTGATSLLAVGEWIADAPPHVLERLGVRPDPVLPRRLVPSEATVRRLLARIDGDALDRAVGGWLTDRRPESTGLSGLSVDGKSLRGAAKAQGRRIHLLAAVEHTTRLVLAQLDVGEKTAEVTRFQPLLDTVADLAATAVTSDALHTQREHAAYLLLGRGAHYIAIVKGNQKKLRKQLKSLPWKDIPFQGRTRGAGHGRAEIRRIKVATVNNLLFPGARQAVQIKRRRTDRKTGKTTITTVYAVTSLTAEQATPVQLARLIRDHWKIEALHHVRDTAFAEDASQLRTGNAPRAMATWRNLAVGALRLSGVKNIAAGLRRNARDARRPLALLGLA; encoded by the coding sequence GTGCCTGCCGACGCTTCATCCCTGATTCCGCCTGCCCTTGACAGGCTCCGCGAGCAGTCCGACGTCGGGCCCGGGGAGGTGCCCGGCCTGCTGGAGCGGCTGGCTCAGGTGCCGGATCCACGCGATCCGCGCGGCGTGCGCCATGCCCTGGCCGTCGTGCTCACGCTAACCGCGTGCGCGGTGCTGACCGGCGCGACCTCGCTGCTGGCGGTCGGCGAGTGGATCGCGGACGCGCCGCCGCACGTGCTGGAGCGACTCGGCGTGCGCCCCGATCCAGTACTGCCCCGGAGGCTGGTGCCCTCGGAGGCGACGGTCCGCCGACTGCTCGCCCGCATCGACGGTGATGCCCTGGACCGGGCGGTGGGCGGATGGCTCACCGACCGCCGACCCGAGAGCACCGGGCTGAGCGGACTGTCCGTGGACGGCAAGTCCCTGCGCGGCGCGGCGAAGGCCCAGGGGCGGAGGATCCACCTGCTCGCCGCGGTGGAGCACACCACCCGGCTGGTCCTGGCCCAGCTCGACGTCGGCGAGAAGACCGCTGAGGTCACCCGCTTCCAGCCGCTGCTCGACACCGTCGCCGACCTGGCCGCAACCGCGGTCACCAGCGACGCGCTCCATACGCAACGCGAGCACGCCGCCTACCTCCTCCTGGGCCGCGGGGCCCATTACATCGCGATCGTCAAGGGCAACCAGAAGAAGCTGCGCAAGCAGCTGAAGTCCCTTCCCTGGAAGGACATCCCGTTCCAGGGCCGCACCCGGGGCGCCGGCCACGGCCGCGCGGAGATCCGCCGGATCAAGGTAGCCACCGTGAACAACTTGCTCTTCCCCGGCGCCCGCCAGGCCGTCCAGATCAAGCGCCGCCGCACCGACCGCAAGACCGGCAAGACCACCATCACGACCGTCTACGCGGTCACCAGCCTGACCGCCGAGCAGGCCACCCCCGTCCAACTCGCGAGACTGATCCGCGACCACTGGAAGATCGAGGCCCTGCACCACGTCCGCGACACCGCCTTCGCCGAGGACGCCTCCCAGCTTCGGACCGGCAACGCACCCCGCGCGATGGCGACATGGCGCAACCTCGCCGTCGGCGCTCTCCGGCTGAGTGGCGTCAAGAACATCGCCGCCGGCCTCCGCCGCAACGCACGCGACGCCCGCCGACCCCTCGCACTCCTCGGCCTCGCGTGA